A window of the Salmo trutta chromosome 25, fSalTru1.1, whole genome shotgun sequence genome harbors these coding sequences:
- the LOC115162377 gene encoding adhesion G protein-coupled receptor G3 isoform X1 — translation MTLSSDGLRLSMEGKLWGFCLTTAILLCGIGCQYNPSEHRCIVLIVNDDTYSGVIRNGKDSPSQINFSGNCTLQKEIQRLCIISTGENTTTSEKCNPGFPNCTFEVRKDDNSYFITLSNVTVNNQELNFWFPLRKNITCIPSQFYQNTTGDQTTPVKPETFCGKDSTYDADACRNKTPDKFILKTTAAGPISCLTCDNPVKKPDINICVPSGQMESSSGVISADLASEAMKNLSSLIELMGNASTAAISMGKVKGFLSRLHKEDPKDINFGFSPDKDMSIVEDKHAMEKYFNRSVRLSKEAYEMALNKSGTFVGVLVFPSMSQDEKKSIVLNGEVFGIEIGAHIANLTDTIDIEYRNVDKVGFNVFCNSWNGKGKLPNWTTDGCQTLESNNSITCQCTHLSFFAILMSPPPKNISASDVASLTYISYVGCGLSMFFLGLALFMQFVISKTKSSQATKILVNLFLAMLFLNLTFLTNETIAAMGSYVACVIIAAVMHYSMLSTFTWFFIEAVHLFLQLKKLNANIKHYMLKVYVVGWVLPALVVIILLGLQKYTFMSIKTDDGKSVNMCWITDIYIHYGVNIGYYAWVFVWTLTIFIIVVRQILFLRKTNAGKGQNDPASKNTLTILGLLFLLGLTWGFAFFSYGPMIIPSYYIFSILNSFQGFFLFLYYYNTNKIVGDDRNSVITNKGSSTCSTNYDDTPVHKK, via the exons ATGACTCTCTCATCAGATGG ATTAAGGCTATCAATGGAAGGGAAACTTTGGGGATTTTGTTTGACCACAGCCATTCTGCTCTGTGGCATTGGCTGCCAATACAATCCAAGTGAACATC GTTGTATAGTACTGATAGTGAACGATGACACATATTCAGGAGTCATTAGGAATGGGAAAGATAGTCCATCTCAGATTAACTTTTCAG GGAATTGTACCTTACAGAAGGAAATCCAGAGGCTCTGCATCATATCCACTGGAGAGAACACAACAACATCAG AAAAATGTAATCCAGGATTCCCCAACTGTACATTTGAAGTGAGGAAAGATGACAATTCATACTTCATAACTCTGAGTAATGTTACTGTCAACAATCAAGAGCTCAACTTCTGGTTTCCACTGAGAAAGAACATAACATGTATTCCATCACAGTTCTATCAAAATACCACAG GTGATCAGACTACTCCGGTGAAGCCAGAAACCTTTTGTGGAAAGGATTCAACCTATGATGCAGATGCTTGCAGAA ATAAGACCCCAGATAAGTTCATTCTCAAGACCACTGCGGCGGGACCAATTAGTTGTCTAACATGTGACAACCCTGTGAAGAAGCCAGATATAAACATATGTGTACCCAGCGGCCAAATGGAAAGCTCAAGTGGGGTCATAAGTGCTGATTTGGCATC TGAGGCTATGAAAAATCTCTCCTCGTTGATTGAACTGATGGGAAACGCCAGCACTGCAGCCATTTCAATGGGCAAGGTCAAAGGATTCCTTAGTAGACTTCATAAAGAAGACCCCAAGGATATCAACTTTGGTTTTTCCCCTGACAAGGATATGAGT ATTGTTGAAGACAAGCACGCTATGGAGAAATATTTCAATCGATCTGTGCGTCTGTCCAAAGAAGCCTATGAAATGGCACTCAATAAGAGTGGAACTTTTGTCGGGGTTCTTGTCTTTCCCAGCATGTCCCAG GATGAAAAGAAGAGCATTGTTCTAAATGGTGAGGTATTCGGAATCGAAATTGGAGCCCACATAGCTAatctcacagacaccattgatATTGAGTACAGAAATGTTGATAAG GTGGGATTCAATGTCTTTTGTAATTCTTGGAATGGCAAAG GAAAACTACCCAATTGGACCACAGATGGTTGTCAAACCTTGGAGAGCAACAACAGCATAACGTGCCAATGCACTCATTTATCCTTTTTTGCTATACTAATG TCACCTCCACCAAAGAACATCAGTGCCTCAGATGTGGCATCTCTAACCTACATTAGCTACGTCGGCTGTGGACTGTCTATGTTCTTCTTGGGATTGGCTCTGTTCATGCAGTTTGTGATAAG CAAAACCAAATCTAGCCAAGCAACCAAGATCCTTGTCAACCTCTTCTTGGCTATGTTGTTCCTGAACCTGACCTTTCTGACCAACGAGACCATTGCAGCCATGGGGAGCTATGTTGCATGTGTCATCATAGCAGCAGTCATGCACTACTCCATGTTGTCCACCTTCACCTGGTTCTTCATTGAGGCGGTCCACTTGTTCCTGCAGCTGAAGAAACTCAACGCTAACATCAAACACTATATGCTGAAAGTTTACGTTGTGGGATGGG TCCTTCCAGCTCTAGTGGTCATCATCCTTCTGGGACTGCAAAAATATACATTCATGTCCATAAAAACAGATGATGGGAAATCAGTGAACAT GTGCTGGATCACTGACATCTACATCCATTATGGAGTCAACATCGGCTATTACGCCTGGGTGTTTGTCTGGACTTTGACCATCTTCATCATTGTAGTGAGACAGATCTTGTTCCTGAGGAAGACCAATGCAGGCAAGGGCCAGAACGACCCAGCGTCCAAGAACACCCTGACCATCCTGGGGCTCCTATTCCTGCTGGGCCTCACCTGGGGCTTTGCCTTCTTCAGCTACGGACCCATGATCATCCCATCTTACTACATCTTCAGCATCCTCAACTCCTTCCAGG GCTTCTTCCTGTTCCTCTACTACTACAACACCAACAAGATTGTTGGTGATGACAGGAACTCTGTAATCACCAACAAGGGCAGCTCTACTTGCTCAACCAACTATGACGACACTCCCGTTCACAAGAAGTAG
- the LOC115162377 gene encoding adhesion G-protein coupled receptor G5 isoform X2, with product MTLSSDGLRLSMEGKLWGFCLTTAILLCGIGCQYNPSEHRNCTLQKEIQRLCIISTGENTTTSEKCNPGFPNCTFEVRKDDNSYFITLSNVTVNNQELNFWFPLRKNITCIPSQFYQNTTGDQTTPVKPETFCGKDSTYDADACRNKTPDKFILKTTAAGPISCLTCDNPVKKPDINICVPSGQMESSSGVISADLASEAMKNLSSLIELMGNASTAAISMGKVKGFLSRLHKEDPKDINFGFSPDKDMSIVEDKHAMEKYFNRSVRLSKEAYEMALNKSGTFVGVLVFPSMSQDEKKSIVLNGEVFGIEIGAHIANLTDTIDIEYRNVDKVGFNVFCNSWNGKGKLPNWTTDGCQTLESNNSITCQCTHLSFFAILMSPPPKNISASDVASLTYISYVGCGLSMFFLGLALFMQFVISKTKSSQATKILVNLFLAMLFLNLTFLTNETIAAMGSYVACVIIAAVMHYSMLSTFTWFFIEAVHLFLQLKKLNANIKHYMLKVYVVGWVLPALVVIILLGLQKYTFMSIKTDDGKSVNMCWITDIYIHYGVNIGYYAWVFVWTLTIFIIVVRQILFLRKTNAGKGQNDPASKNTLTILGLLFLLGLTWGFAFFSYGPMIIPSYYIFSILNSFQGFFLFLYYYNTNKIVGDDRNSVITNKGSSTCSTNYDDTPVHKK from the exons ATGACTCTCTCATCAGATGG ATTAAGGCTATCAATGGAAGGGAAACTTTGGGGATTTTGTTTGACCACAGCCATTCTGCTCTGTGGCATTGGCTGCCAATACAATCCAAGTGAACATC GGAATTGTACCTTACAGAAGGAAATCCAGAGGCTCTGCATCATATCCACTGGAGAGAACACAACAACATCAG AAAAATGTAATCCAGGATTCCCCAACTGTACATTTGAAGTGAGGAAAGATGACAATTCATACTTCATAACTCTGAGTAATGTTACTGTCAACAATCAAGAGCTCAACTTCTGGTTTCCACTGAGAAAGAACATAACATGTATTCCATCACAGTTCTATCAAAATACCACAG GTGATCAGACTACTCCGGTGAAGCCAGAAACCTTTTGTGGAAAGGATTCAACCTATGATGCAGATGCTTGCAGAA ATAAGACCCCAGATAAGTTCATTCTCAAGACCACTGCGGCGGGACCAATTAGTTGTCTAACATGTGACAACCCTGTGAAGAAGCCAGATATAAACATATGTGTACCCAGCGGCCAAATGGAAAGCTCAAGTGGGGTCATAAGTGCTGATTTGGCATC TGAGGCTATGAAAAATCTCTCCTCGTTGATTGAACTGATGGGAAACGCCAGCACTGCAGCCATTTCAATGGGCAAGGTCAAAGGATTCCTTAGTAGACTTCATAAAGAAGACCCCAAGGATATCAACTTTGGTTTTTCCCCTGACAAGGATATGAGT ATTGTTGAAGACAAGCACGCTATGGAGAAATATTTCAATCGATCTGTGCGTCTGTCCAAAGAAGCCTATGAAATGGCACTCAATAAGAGTGGAACTTTTGTCGGGGTTCTTGTCTTTCCCAGCATGTCCCAG GATGAAAAGAAGAGCATTGTTCTAAATGGTGAGGTATTCGGAATCGAAATTGGAGCCCACATAGCTAatctcacagacaccattgatATTGAGTACAGAAATGTTGATAAG GTGGGATTCAATGTCTTTTGTAATTCTTGGAATGGCAAAG GAAAACTACCCAATTGGACCACAGATGGTTGTCAAACCTTGGAGAGCAACAACAGCATAACGTGCCAATGCACTCATTTATCCTTTTTTGCTATACTAATG TCACCTCCACCAAAGAACATCAGTGCCTCAGATGTGGCATCTCTAACCTACATTAGCTACGTCGGCTGTGGACTGTCTATGTTCTTCTTGGGATTGGCTCTGTTCATGCAGTTTGTGATAAG CAAAACCAAATCTAGCCAAGCAACCAAGATCCTTGTCAACCTCTTCTTGGCTATGTTGTTCCTGAACCTGACCTTTCTGACCAACGAGACCATTGCAGCCATGGGGAGCTATGTTGCATGTGTCATCATAGCAGCAGTCATGCACTACTCCATGTTGTCCACCTTCACCTGGTTCTTCATTGAGGCGGTCCACTTGTTCCTGCAGCTGAAGAAACTCAACGCTAACATCAAACACTATATGCTGAAAGTTTACGTTGTGGGATGGG TCCTTCCAGCTCTAGTGGTCATCATCCTTCTGGGACTGCAAAAATATACATTCATGTCCATAAAAACAGATGATGGGAAATCAGTGAACAT GTGCTGGATCACTGACATCTACATCCATTATGGAGTCAACATCGGCTATTACGCCTGGGTGTTTGTCTGGACTTTGACCATCTTCATCATTGTAGTGAGACAGATCTTGTTCCTGAGGAAGACCAATGCAGGCAAGGGCCAGAACGACCCAGCGTCCAAGAACACCCTGACCATCCTGGGGCTCCTATTCCTGCTGGGCCTCACCTGGGGCTTTGCCTTCTTCAGCTACGGACCCATGATCATCCCATCTTACTACATCTTCAGCATCCTCAACTCCTTCCAGG GCTTCTTCCTGTTCCTCTACTACTACAACACCAACAAGATTGTTGGTGATGACAGGAACTCTGTAATCACCAACAAGGGCAGCTCTACTTGCTCAACCAACTATGACGACACTCCCGTTCACAAGAAGTAG
- the LOC115162377 gene encoding adhesion G-protein coupled receptor G5 isoform X3, whose product MTHIQESLGMGKIVHLRLTFQKEIQRLCIISTGENTTTSEKCNPGFPNCTFEVRKDDNSYFITLSNVTVNNQELNFWFPLRKNITCIPSQFYQNTTGDQTTPVKPETFCGKDSTYDADACRNKTPDKFILKTTAAGPISCLTCDNPVKKPDINICVPSGQMESSSGVISADLASEAMKNLSSLIELMGNASTAAISMGKVKGFLSRLHKEDPKDINFGFSPDKDMSIVEDKHAMEKYFNRSVRLSKEAYEMALNKSGTFVGVLVFPSMSQDEKKSIVLNGEVFGIEIGAHIANLTDTIDIEYRNVDKVGFNVFCNSWNGKGKLPNWTTDGCQTLESNNSITCQCTHLSFFAILMSPPPKNISASDVASLTYISYVGCGLSMFFLGLALFMQFVISKTKSSQATKILVNLFLAMLFLNLTFLTNETIAAMGSYVACVIIAAVMHYSMLSTFTWFFIEAVHLFLQLKKLNANIKHYMLKVYVVGWVLPALVVIILLGLQKYTFMSIKTDDGKSVNMCWITDIYIHYGVNIGYYAWVFVWTLTIFIIVVRQILFLRKTNAGKGQNDPASKNTLTILGLLFLLGLTWGFAFFSYGPMIIPSYYIFSILNSFQGFFLFLYYYNTNKIVGDDRNSVITNKGSSTCSTNYDDTPVHKK is encoded by the exons ATGACACATATTCAGGAGTCATTAGGAATGGGAAAGATAGTCCATCTCAGATTAACTTTTCAG AAGGAAATCCAGAGGCTCTGCATCATATCCACTGGAGAGAACACAACAACATCAG AAAAATGTAATCCAGGATTCCCCAACTGTACATTTGAAGTGAGGAAAGATGACAATTCATACTTCATAACTCTGAGTAATGTTACTGTCAACAATCAAGAGCTCAACTTCTGGTTTCCACTGAGAAAGAACATAACATGTATTCCATCACAGTTCTATCAAAATACCACAG GTGATCAGACTACTCCGGTGAAGCCAGAAACCTTTTGTGGAAAGGATTCAACCTATGATGCAGATGCTTGCAGAA ATAAGACCCCAGATAAGTTCATTCTCAAGACCACTGCGGCGGGACCAATTAGTTGTCTAACATGTGACAACCCTGTGAAGAAGCCAGATATAAACATATGTGTACCCAGCGGCCAAATGGAAAGCTCAAGTGGGGTCATAAGTGCTGATTTGGCATC TGAGGCTATGAAAAATCTCTCCTCGTTGATTGAACTGATGGGAAACGCCAGCACTGCAGCCATTTCAATGGGCAAGGTCAAAGGATTCCTTAGTAGACTTCATAAAGAAGACCCCAAGGATATCAACTTTGGTTTTTCCCCTGACAAGGATATGAGT ATTGTTGAAGACAAGCACGCTATGGAGAAATATTTCAATCGATCTGTGCGTCTGTCCAAAGAAGCCTATGAAATGGCACTCAATAAGAGTGGAACTTTTGTCGGGGTTCTTGTCTTTCCCAGCATGTCCCAG GATGAAAAGAAGAGCATTGTTCTAAATGGTGAGGTATTCGGAATCGAAATTGGAGCCCACATAGCTAatctcacagacaccattgatATTGAGTACAGAAATGTTGATAAG GTGGGATTCAATGTCTTTTGTAATTCTTGGAATGGCAAAG GAAAACTACCCAATTGGACCACAGATGGTTGTCAAACCTTGGAGAGCAACAACAGCATAACGTGCCAATGCACTCATTTATCCTTTTTTGCTATACTAATG TCACCTCCACCAAAGAACATCAGTGCCTCAGATGTGGCATCTCTAACCTACATTAGCTACGTCGGCTGTGGACTGTCTATGTTCTTCTTGGGATTGGCTCTGTTCATGCAGTTTGTGATAAG CAAAACCAAATCTAGCCAAGCAACCAAGATCCTTGTCAACCTCTTCTTGGCTATGTTGTTCCTGAACCTGACCTTTCTGACCAACGAGACCATTGCAGCCATGGGGAGCTATGTTGCATGTGTCATCATAGCAGCAGTCATGCACTACTCCATGTTGTCCACCTTCACCTGGTTCTTCATTGAGGCGGTCCACTTGTTCCTGCAGCTGAAGAAACTCAACGCTAACATCAAACACTATATGCTGAAAGTTTACGTTGTGGGATGGG TCCTTCCAGCTCTAGTGGTCATCATCCTTCTGGGACTGCAAAAATATACATTCATGTCCATAAAAACAGATGATGGGAAATCAGTGAACAT GTGCTGGATCACTGACATCTACATCCATTATGGAGTCAACATCGGCTATTACGCCTGGGTGTTTGTCTGGACTTTGACCATCTTCATCATTGTAGTGAGACAGATCTTGTTCCTGAGGAAGACCAATGCAGGCAAGGGCCAGAACGACCCAGCGTCCAAGAACACCCTGACCATCCTGGGGCTCCTATTCCTGCTGGGCCTCACCTGGGGCTTTGCCTTCTTCAGCTACGGACCCATGATCATCCCATCTTACTACATCTTCAGCATCCTCAACTCCTTCCAGG GCTTCTTCCTGTTCCTCTACTACTACAACACCAACAAGATTGTTGGTGATGACAGGAACTCTGTAATCACCAACAAGGGCAGCTCTACTTGCTCAACCAACTATGACGACACTCCCGTTCACAAGAAGTAG